GTGGAGCCTAATGTGGTTTCATGGACTGCTATTTTATCAGGATGTTCCAAGAATGGAAACTTCAGGATTGCTCTCAAAGTTTTCATTACAATGCAGGAAGAAGGTGTTTCTCCAAACTCGGCTACAATATCAACCTTGCTTAGGGTATTAGCTTGCTTGAGTCTATTACACAGTGGCAAAGAGGTTCACTGTTTCTGCTTAAAGAACAATTTGATCGGAGATGCATACGTTGCAACTGCACTTGTAGATATGTACACAAGATCAGGGGACCTGAGAAGCGCGTCTGAGCTTTTCTGGGGGATTGAGAACAAACCGCTAGCTTCTTGGAACTGTATGATCATGGGACATGCCATGTTGGGGCAAGGCCAAGAAGGGATTGCTGTTTTCAATAAGATGCTTGAAGCAGGCATGGAGCCGGATGCTATCACGTTTACCTCCGTCTTGTCCGTCTGTAAGAACTCAGGTCTTGTCAGCGAAGGGTGGGAATACTTTGATCTTATGAGGTTTCGTTACGCTGTTACACCGAGTATCGAACACTGTTCTTGCATGGTGGATATGCTTGGGAGGTCTGGTTATCTTGATGAAGCCTGGGACTTTATTCAGACAATGCCAATGAAACCTGATGCTACTATCTGGGGTGCGTTTCTTTCGTCTTGTAAGATCCACAGAGACGTGGAGCTCGCGGAAGTGGCTTGGAAGAGGCTGCAAGCGTTGGAACCTCACAACTCAGCTAACTACATGATGATGATAAACTTGTACAGTGATTTGAAGAGATGGGAAGGTGTTGAACGCATAAGGGACTCGATGAGGAGTCAAAGAGTGAGAGTTCAGGATCTCTGGAGCTGGATTCAGATCGATCAAAGGGTTCACGTCTTCTATGCAGAAGGAGAAGCACATCCTGATGAAGGAGAGATATACTTTGAGCTGTACAAATTAGTCTCTGAGATGAAGAGGTCAGGTTACGTGCCGGACACGAGATGTATACACCAAAACGTAAGCGAAGCGGAGAAAGAGAAGTTGCTTATGGGACATACAGAGAAGCTAGCAATGACCTACGGTCTCATCAGAAAGAGAGGGTCAGATCCTATAAGAGTGGTCAAGAACACGAGCATATGTTCTGATTGCCACACCGTAGCAAAGTACATAACGGTTTTGAGAAACCGTGAGATTGTCTTACAAGAAGGGTCACGGATTCACCATTTCAAAGAAGGAAAGTGTTCCTGTAATGACTCCTGGTGATAGTATACATTACTAAGTAAAGTAGCTCTGGTCTTTTCTTACAATGGTGCATATATACACAGACACTGTCCAACAAACACCACAGGCTCATGATTGCCATATGGAGCTAGCATAAACATGGCAGTGttgtttattaaataaaaagatttgaAATTCCGAAGTTTTAAACCGGAGATTACCGGTTTGTAATgttaataatcaaataaataatctGAAGCATTCGGTGTGTGTAATCGTGGTCTGTAGCCATTAAGGTCTGAGAGATCATGCAATGATTCCTCTGAAAATTTTGGAGAAGACCCAATGTAGCCCAATAAGGAAATCTTAGCCTATTCGTCAATATAAAAAGCCCATTTAAAACATGTAGCCCAACAAGTACAGAGAGAGACTCTTTAATTACCCCTAAATCGATTTTCTTCTTCCAAGCTCCTCCGATAATCGCTATCGATGGCGGATCAGAGCCCTAAGCCGTTGCAGTTCTTCGTGAGACTACTCAACGGAAAATCCCTAACCCTAGCTTTCCCCTCTCCGTTAGCCTATGGCGACGAGATCAAGCAGCGGATCTTCGATCACACGAAGATCCCGATTCATCTACAGCGTCTGATACACGGAGGACATCAGATCTCCGACGGATCCGCCGTTTCTCAATCCGACACCACCGTGAACCTCGTCCTCTCCCTCCGCGGAGGTAAGGGAGGATTCGGATCCTTGCTCCGCGGCGCGGCGACGAAGGCTGGGCAGAAGAAGACGAACAACTTCGACGCGTGTAGGGATATGAGTGGGAGGAGGCTGAGGCATGTGAACGCGGAGAAGAGGCTTGAGGAGTGGAAGGAAGGGGAAGAGGAGAGGAGGCTTGAGAAGTTGGCTCATGAGTTTTTGAAGAAGCAGGCGAGTAGAGTGAAGGAAGGCGTTGGGAATGGAGATACGCAGAAGTATGTGAAGAAGTATCAGGAAGAGTCTGATAAGTGTATTGAGGCTGTGGACTTGGCGTTGGAAGAGTCTTTTAAGAACGGGAAGAGGAAGGTTTATGCTGAATCTGAGAAGTCTAAGCGGCTCAAGATATGGTAAGAAGAAACCTCATCAATGAAAAAGTATCAAGCTTGTTAAGTTTAGTGATTGCAAAAGCTCTCTTTTTCACTGAACCTGCTATGCTGCTTGTGAGTTTTGTGATTCAGTAGTCTTGTATACATTCTGAGGATGTAGTATTGTTACTTGGGTGCTTCATATATTCATCAATGTATGTATTGAATGAAAAGATCGAAAAGTATCAAGCTTGATAGGTTTAGTGATTGCAAAAGCTAAGTTTTTGTGATTCGGTAGATGTAATACTGTTACTTGGGTTGTTCATAGCTTTGTTGTTAATGAggtatttgttttgttattttacaGGAAGGGGAAGAGAGCTGTTGAAGATAGTGACAGTGATGATAGCAGCGACGAGGAGGATGAGGAATCTGTTGTTTTAAACAATGGTGGTCAAGTTGTTCCGGATAAGGGTACTGGTGAAAGCTCAGGCTCGGTTATGGATGGAGGAAAAGCTTCCAGCAGTAGCGGTTcagaggaagagaaagatgtTGTAGTGAACCAAAGTTCAGATGTACCTAAGGGAGAGGTTACTGGGGTTCAAGTGGTTATCCAAGAAAAGATGGATGATTCTTCTGTGACTGTTGTTGATGCAGTGGTTCAAAATGAAAAGGAGAATACGGTGGAAGCAGCTTCTGAAGCGTTAGTTAGTTCTGTTCCTGCTGAGAATCAAGGTAATGATTCTGAAGTAAAGACAGTAGGAGCTGCGGGAGACACAGAATCTGTTGATGCAGCAATGTGTTGCAAACCTGAGGAACCGCTTAACTTTGATGACTTCAACTCAGCAAAAGATATGGAGGTATGTAAAAATGGGTTCATTCATCTTATATACAAAAGCCAAATCAAAATCACTACAAAATCTTTATCCTTGTCTCTGTTTTTTGGGTTTCAGGTAATGGGGATGGAGAGATTAAAGACTGAGCTTCAATCTCATGGACTGAAATGCGGAGGGACGTTGCAAGAGAGGGCCGCGAGGCTGTTCTTGCTCAAATCGACACCAATCGATAAGCTcccaaagaaattgctggccaAGAAATGAAGTAGTAAACTATAAATGCATCTCAAAAAAACTTGTACTACTGTTTTCAAGTTCTCTGTTTGTTGTAGTACTTGACACAAACCCACATGTGTAATATATAAAGCTTTAAGCTTTTCAACGGCTAGACTCAGTAATTCAACAAGTTTTATCTATTCCACAATtcatttttcatcttcttctacaGTTTAGATGTATTGCATCACCATTGGTCTTGAACTTTGAAGTTAACCGATTCTTCTCATGGTCGGGGAACCAAAGGTTCATGTCTAGAGACTTAATTTCAAGTTTCTACGACTCGACTGTTATAAGATCAGACGGGAAGAATCTTACTTTAATGTTTTTACATAAGTAAAATGCCAAGGAATAAGTCTTACAGCTACAATAATGTCATCACATAAGCAAATGCAAAGGAATAGTTGGCAGGTAACATCACAAGGGAGTTTGTTCTCTGACAAAAGTAAACAGATGGGGTTTTCTCAGATGTTAATCTTTGGGGACAAATCAAGTCCTACAATGTAGAGCTTGATGTCTAATTTGAAGAACCTTTTCGGTCTTTTTTTACCGTCTTTGTTTGCATTAGATCTTGTGCCTCTCTTATGGCCGATCTGGCAGCATGCAGCACTATTTTCTTAAGCTACATCAAATGCAATGAGAAGACATAATAAGTAGACAGAGAGCttaacataaacataaacctGAAACTAGACTCTTTCTAGATTTATAACATTATACAAACGAAAATAGCCAAAGTACCTCTAGTTTATCTTCGTTGGATCTGTGGTCTTTAGGTAGTCTCCGGAACTCCTCTGTTAGCCTAAGGCATTCCTCTACGCTTTCAGGGGCAACAAAATCTAGTGCCACCTTTATGCAAGACTGTAAACAGTTGAGGATCAGTAAACATATGGAATATGCCTAAATGTTCAAACTAAAATTACTCGACTCATATTAGGAGTGAGTGTTAACCAGTTGGTTACCTGTATGTTCCTCACTTGGTGAGGACAACCTGCAGGGATAAAAACAGCTTCACCCAGGTGTTGCACAAAGGTCCATGGTTCTATATCTgcaaataaaagaaatatcatATATCAACCATTCACCACAGCAAAGAAGGTAGATGCACATGTTTTTTAGTCCAAACAAGAATCTTACCAAACTCCTCCTTAAGCTGTTTCTTCTGGCTTTCATTCAAGAACATACTCTGGTCATGAATTGGGTGTGACACCTGAAATTAAACAAAAGCATAAATTCCAGAATTTCTCTCACAGCACTAATCAAATCATTTAGAAGCGATTTGGTGATGATGATACTTACAGATTTTAAAGGTTCGTTATAGAGGTGACGAAACTCATGCTTGTGCCTTTTCAAATACTCAACAAGTTTTGGAACATCCTCTCTTCTAAATATGTCCCAGACAGCACCACCGTGCACAGCCTTTGAACTCTCATTAGTTTCTGTTGGAGCATCTAGTTTCTGCTCTTGTATTGATTCCGCACTTGTACTGACAACACGTTGTGGGGGCctatcttcttcatcccacGGGGGAGTTGAAGGAAGTGTTGGCATCATTAGTCTATTCTCCACCGTGGGACCATCTTCATTTGGGTACTTCGGAGATAATCTCTCTGTCTTCAAACAGACGTCATTATGATTCTCGTCAGCAACTGATTCTTGTTTTACCGTTACATTCTCCTGAGTTATCAAACCCACATCCACCTTTGGATCATGACTTGACTCCATAGCAACAGTGCAAGAATACGTACTAGAAGATCCTTCCATAGATTCACCTGAAACATAAGCCTTTAGAAATGCATCTAAAGTCATACATATACATGGGAAGCAGCTTATTTGCAATaccttttgaaaaaaatagtttatcaaCTTCTTGTGAGCTGGAAGGTCCAGCAATGCTGTTTGATGGTTCTTCCTTAGCTGTCTTGTCCTTCAAGCTATGTTCCCCCAAAAGACCATTGCAATTCTTTAAATCTTCCTCACTCTCAATCAAGATTATTTCATCTTTATCCACTTCTCCCAGTGACTTGTTTTCCTGTTGTTTACGCAATTGTGCTTTTGCATAGCTTTTCTGTTCTCTTCTTATCCTTTGGTATTGTCTGGGAGTTAAATCCACTTTAGCTGTGTGTGTCAGCACATTCACCTAACTCaccaaaaagaagaagttgAGTTTCACTTAGTACAATTCATTAGTTTATGTCTAATAATACAACTAAGTGCACTTACAGCGTCAGAAACATCACAATGTAGCTTTGTCACAGAGTCTCCTCTATTAAGCTCTTCATGGAAACCATAAGCAATATATGTCTTTGGTCCAAGATCTGGCTTCAAGGATCCATCTGGAAGTCTTGTTGCAAGATTCAAGATACCAGACTCTGGATCAGTGTAATCAAAGAAAGGCAACGCAGACATGAACTCATCATTATGCCTCGGAAGACGCTCTTCAAACAAAGCTGATGGAGGCCAATCTTTCAGTTTCAACATCTCTGGCCAACCGTTTTGATGCGTGCGGCCTTTTAAGTAGCCATCGAAAAACTGATGAATGTTTATCTCAACCTCACACCAGTCCAAGCAGTCCACAGCCTTCACAGCTTTGGCCTCTCCTTTGCATTTAGCCTTTGGATCCATTTCTCTACAGGCTCTCCACATAACCATTGGCTCCCAGCTTAGTCCAGATGTCTTCTCGAGAACGTTTCTGACTATAACAGGCTCTGCCTTCATCCAATGCGACTGAAAATGAGCATTGTCGTCTTCAGCTAGATCAAGAGCGTTTGGGGAGTATAAGAAGTTATCATGACCGTTTTTCCTAGAAGCAGCCTGTCTTGTAATGGAATCAGAACATGAGGAACATTCATGAGCAATATCCAAATCGTGTGGCTTAAACTGTTGAGTAAGTTCCTCTGCATCGGTTATCAGTTTTTGGACCAAATCACGTTTGCGCAAACGTCTCAACTCTAGTGTTGAGGTACCACAACCACCACGTTCCTTTGGAGGGCAGGGAATGGTACCGTCAGAGTTAAGCTTCCAGCTAGAGAAACTCTCCCCATCTCTCAGTTCATTGCAGCAAGAGAGACATATGTCTGATGAACAATCTTGGTTCTGACAGCTTCTGAGAAAATTGGCAATGGATGTGCTGCAGAGGTCACTGTAGTACAAGAATGAAAGATTGTAAGCAAACAGAGGTAACACTGagtaacatataaaaaaaatcaaagaataaTGCAATTCAAAGAaacatatacttttttttgtttttggacaATTCAAAGAAACATATACAAAATGGGACATATGGCTAATTCTTTATTTACTTCTTGGAGAAACATCAGTTATAAACATATTGATTGGTTAGATGTGTTCTAGAaggtaaaaacattttttaatgttactttaaaagtaaatttaaataatgtcgacaaaagaaatagaaaattgTAAATGGTAACACAAAATGACAAGAGTATCTAATATGGCCATCAACATGTTGTATATTATTTGTTCCCACTTACACAcataatattgaaaataatataaaccaGTGATGGATTGACAAATGTAAAATGAGTTTTTCACAAGTTGGTGACTTTctatttctctttcttacttttcatattttttcactttttccatttattttcagttttattcataaaaaactCTTGTAAAAATTCACTAAATAGATTGTCTTACTACACACATGTATTATGAGGATTCTCTCAAATGAACTAATGAGCAGCAAACTAATTGAATAAAGAAGTGCCTTGGTCCAATGATTAAAGAAAAGGTTTATAAAGCTTTGCACAATATATGTAGGCTAAGGCTAAGAAATTTTCTCGATTAAATTTGGGCTTCAATGCCCAATAATTGCACTTTTCACAAAATAGTAGATGTAAAAGCTCTTCAACGGGAAGATTTTCATTTGGATGACTAATACATTCAGAACAACACAACCAACAATATTTTATTGAGTGGGTATCCCAAAATAGCTCACTTTTTAAGAATTTCAAATGATAGAAGTTTTTAACtacttgaaatattttttcatctATGAGATATCCTATTTAGAATGTAACCAATATAACTGCTCGTGGGTGTTTTAATGTAGAAACATCTATCACAATTTGTGGTGTGGGATTGTTTTCAAATAACTAGTTATATAAAAGCATTCCAAATGGAAGAATGGTTCAATGGTTATATGGTTTAAATTGAATGATAAACCACATAAAACTAACCATATTTTCAGCAGGTTGGGTGCTCATTTCCAAAACCCCTTATGCATGATCACTCTGGCGCCAACCACACAAAAGACACCGGAAAGGAAGAAGTTCCATGTTGACATCCTCTAGTTGATGAGATCGGCGGGGCAAGCAAACCACAGATGTTGTTCACGGTTTTGTGGAATTCTTGCTCGTTATAAGAGTATATGCACAGTGGATGTTGTAGATGCAAAACAATTTGTGGTAGATCTAAGAATTGTGGTCCAATTAAAAAGAACCAAAACACTGAAAAGCCTAAAGAGTAAAACCTCGACTTAAGTGGGGTCCTAACTTGAAAGTTTTTTCCGGTTGAACCcgtgtttttttagttaaactaTTGTCTGATTTTGATGGTATTGATATTTGTGTAACTACGATCTACTCctatttaacaaataaaaaccataCATTAACACAACCAATTGCTTTACTAAGATCAAATATCacaaatttgtttcaaaaagcaTGAACTCTCACGCACAACAACGCATGTATGATGAAACTAACCCTCAAAGATACCCAACAAGGTGCAAGTTCCTTCTCGATGGTTATGAAAACAACTACCAGCCCATTGCTTCACATGTGAAGCTTATTTTAAACTATGCAATCAAAGCTCAAATGAAACTACTTCATTAGATCTAATGTCTGATCAAACCATCTAAGTTATGTTTACACTACAATCCTTCTACTGTTCCATTGATTTAACAAATTAGAATGCAATCACATCTACTCGTGAAATTGGTGATAATTAGAATCTCTCCCACCTCCCTATTGTCTATTTGCAAAGCATACAAGAAACAGAATGGGAAACGTTTGTTTTCccaagaagaaagaaatatcaTTATCATTATCAAACAAGCAATAAGAAGAAGAGCACAAAGAAGAAGTAAAGATGGTCCGCAAGCTTCGAAAAACTGACCAGTATATGCGTACACTTGGATGAATCTCGCACTTGATAACATCAGATTCTGTCACAGGCACTCCTAGAAACAAAACAAGTTTTCTGTTAgttgaaaatagaaacaaaacaagaaatgaGTGGACAACACAAGTGACCTCTAATCGCTGTTTCAATCTCTAGTTCACGTTTCTGTTCTGTATAGATATCCCTGAGAACCGGAAGGACTTTAGCTAATAGGTACTGCAACTGCTTGAGCTTGACATTATCATCCTTTCCACTTTGTATCTGAGATtcagaaacaaatcaaaatgaaGTAAACATTTCATTcacatttgaaaacaaaaagaatctcAAAGGCTCCTCCTTTACCTTGACAGCCAAAGGCTCTCGCAGACAAGCTCTGCAGTTGCAATTCCCCATACAGAAAGGACAAGCAGCTTTAACTCCCTCAGGCGTTCTCTCTGGATACCTTTAAGGGagaattaaaaattacaatcaCAGATTCAAACTTCTCATCACACTGTAAAGTAAAGTACTTTACCATCTCTTGATGCAGTCCTTGCAGTAGCGCTTATTGACACATATTGAGCAgaagacaagatcagtcttacTACTCATCATGATCTTACACTGATGACAAGTCAAACCAGCATACTTTCTTCTTCCTTCAGACTCATCctgcaaaataaaagaaacaaaaatattcaacATTTCCCTCTTTTTCAAAATCCCAAAGCAAAATAATTCCCtaaattagaattaaaaaaaaaaaagcattacagaaacaaaagaacaaaCCTTGTCGGGAGAAGAAGACatgtctcttcctcttcttcttcccctaGAACTCGAAGATCCTCTTCTGCTCAGGACATTCTCCTCTTCCTTCTTCCTCGTCTTACGTCGCTTGTCAGAAGATCTCG
The nucleotide sequence above comes from Brassica napus cultivar Da-Ae chromosome A9, Da-Ae, whole genome shotgun sequence. Encoded proteins:
- the LOC125577650 gene encoding replication stress response regulator SDE2-like, with amino-acid sequence MADQSPKPLQFFVRLLNGKSLTLAFPSPLAYGDEIKQRIFDHTKIPIHLQRLIHGGHQISDGSAVSQSDTTVNLVLSLRGGKGGFGSLLRGAATKAGQKKTNNFDACRDMSGRRLRHVNAEKRLEEWKEGEEERRLEKLAHEFLKKQASRVKEGVGNGDTQKYVKKYQEESDKCIEAVDLALEESFKNGKRKVYAESEKSKRLKIWKGKRAVEDSDSDDSSDEEDEESVVLNNGGQVVPDKGTGESSGSVMDGGKASSSSGSEEEKDVVVNQSSDVPKGEVTGVQVVIQEKMDDSSVTVVDAVVQNEKENTVEAASEALVSSVPAENQGNDSEVKTVGAAGDTESVDAAMCCKPEEPLNFDDFNSAKDMEVMGMERLKTELQSHGLKCGGTLQERAARLFLLKSTPIDKLPKKLLAKK
- the LOC106362531 gene encoding lysine-specific demethylase JMJ25-like isoform X2, whose amino-acid sequence is MGNCNCRACLREPLAVKIQSGKDDNVKLKQLQYLLAKVLPVLRDIYTEQKRELEIETAIRGVPVTESDVIKCEIHPSVRIYCDLCSTSIANFLRSCQNQDCSSDICLSCCNELRDGESFSSWKLNSDGTIPCPPKERGGCGTSTLELRRLRKRDLVQKLITDAEELTQQFKPHDLDIAHECSSCSDSITRQAASRKNGHDNFLYSPNALDLAEDDNAHFQSHWMKAEPVIVRNVLEKTSGLSWEPMVMWRACREMDPKAKCKGEAKAVKAVDCLDWCEVEINIHQFFDGYLKGRTHQNGWPEMLKLKDWPPSALFEERLPRHNDEFMSALPFFDYTDPESGILNLATRLPDGSLKPDLGPKTYIAYGFHEELNRGDSVTKLHCDVSDAVNVLTHTAKVDLTPRQYQRIRREQKSYAKAQLRKQQENKSLGEVDKDEIILIESEEDLKNCNGLLGEHSLKDKTAKEEPSNSIAGPSSSQEVDKLFFSKGESMEGSSSTYSCTVAMESSHDPKVDVGLITQENVTVKQESVADENHNDVCLKTERLSPKYPNEDGPTVENRLMMPTLPSTPPWDEEDRPPQRVVSTSAESIQEQKLDAPTETNESSKAVHGGAVWDIFRREDVPKLVEYLKRHKHEFRHLYNEPLKSVSHPIHDQSMFLNESQKKQLKEEFDIEPWTFVQHLGEAVFIPAGCPHQVRNIQSCIKVALDFVAPESVEECLRLTEEFRRLPKDHRSNEDKLELKKIVLHAARSAIREAQDLMQTKTVKKDRKGSSN
- the LOC106362531 gene encoding lysine-specific demethylase JMJ25-like isoform X1, with protein sequence MEERKGKRIRSEEDPPRSSDKRRKTRKKEEENVLSRRGSSSSRGRRRGRDMSSSPDKDESEGRRKYAGLTCHQCKIMMSSKTDLVFCSICVNKRYCKDCIKRWYPERTPEGVKAACPFCMGNCNCRACLREPLAVKIQSGKDDNVKLKQLQYLLAKVLPVLRDIYTEQKRELEIETAIRGVPVTESDVIKCEIHPSVRIYCDLCSTSIANFLRSCQNQDCSSDICLSCCNELRDGESFSSWKLNSDGTIPCPPKERGGCGTSTLELRRLRKRDLVQKLITDAEELTQQFKPHDLDIAHECSSCSDSITRQAASRKNGHDNFLYSPNALDLAEDDNAHFQSHWMKAEPVIVRNVLEKTSGLSWEPMVMWRACREMDPKAKCKGEAKAVKAVDCLDWCEVEINIHQFFDGYLKGRTHQNGWPEMLKLKDWPPSALFEERLPRHNDEFMSALPFFDYTDPESGILNLATRLPDGSLKPDLGPKTYIAYGFHEELNRGDSVTKLHCDVSDAVNVLTHTAKVDLTPRQYQRIRREQKSYAKAQLRKQQENKSLGEVDKDEIILIESEEDLKNCNGLLGEHSLKDKTAKEEPSNSIAGPSSSQEVDKLFFSKGESMEGSSSTYSCTVAMESSHDPKVDVGLITQENVTVKQESVADENHNDVCLKTERLSPKYPNEDGPTVENRLMMPTLPSTPPWDEEDRPPQRVVSTSAESIQEQKLDAPTETNESSKAVHGGAVWDIFRREDVPKLVEYLKRHKHEFRHLYNEPLKSVSHPIHDQSMFLNESQKKQLKEEFDIEPWTFVQHLGEAVFIPAGCPHQVRNIQSCIKVALDFVAPESVEECLRLTEEFRRLPKDHRSNEDKLELKKIVLHAARSAIREAQDLMQTKTVKKDRKGSSN